A genome region from Methanobacterium aggregans includes the following:
- a CDS encoding restriction endonuclease subunit S, producing the protein MKLKPYPEYKDSGVEWIGKIPDKWETQKMKNLIFFQEGPGLRNWQFKDEGIRVICVTNITENGINFSNYEKFISEEEYKHSYRHFTVEKGDLLLSSSGNSWGKVAEYLSDEKVILNTSTIRINENLFKKEVSKKFLKWALQSDSVREQLGLMMTGSCQPNFGPSHLSEAIMCYPNLNEQIHIAYYLDKKTSQIDKTIQKDTRLIELLKEKRTAMINHAVTKGVDPDAKMKDSGVEWIGEIPEGWEVNKLKLSVSKIGSGITPKGGASVYVEKGIALLRSQNIHFEGLKIDNVSYITEEINKTMLNSVVKNHDVLLNITGASIGRCTYFENQVDKANVNQHVCIIRPKTICYRFLNYILMSNIGQDQIFSVQMGSSREGLNFEQIGNFKIVYPPYDEQQKITNYLDESISKIDETIQKIEKKIELLEEYKKSLIHHVVTGKVNVLKED; encoded by the coding sequence ATGAAGCTTAAACCTTACCCTGAATACAAGGATTCTGGGGTTGAATGGATTGGAAAAATACCTGATAAGTGGGAAACCCAGAAAATGAAGAATTTAATTTTTTTTCAGGAGGGGCCTGGTTTAAGGAATTGGCAGTTTAAAGATGAGGGAATACGGGTAATTTGTGTTACTAACATCACCGAGAATGGGATAAATTTCTCCAATTATGAAAAATTCATCTCTGAAGAGGAATATAAACATTCATATAGACATTTTACTGTTGAAAAGGGAGATTTATTACTCTCTAGTTCTGGTAACTCCTGGGGAAAGGTTGCTGAATATTTATCTGATGAGAAGGTAATTCTGAATACTAGTACAATCAGAATAAATGAAAATCTTTTTAAAAAAGAAGTTAGTAAAAAATTTTTGAAATGGGCTTTACAATCTGATAGCGTTAGAGAACAGTTGGGATTGATGATGACAGGGTCATGTCAACCTAATTTTGGACCTTCACATCTTTCAGAAGCAATAATGTGTTACCCAAATCTAAATGAACAAATTCACATAGCATATTATTTAGACAAAAAAACCTCTCAAATCGATAAAACAATCCAAAAAGACACCCGACTTATTGAACTTCTCAAAGAAAAAAGAACGGCTATGATAAATCATGCTGTGACCAAGGGAGTGGACCCTGATGCAAAAATGAAGGATTCGGGGGTTGAATGGATTGGGGAAATTCCTGAAGGATGGGAAGTTAATAAATTAAAATTATCAGTTTCTAAAATTGGTAGTGGAATCACTCCAAAAGGTGGAGCTTCTGTTTATGTTGAAAAAGGTATAGCTTTGCTAAGAAGCCAAAATATTCATTTTGAAGGATTAAAAATAGATAATGTATCTTACATAACTGAAGAAATTAATAAAACCATGTTAAATTCAGTTGTTAAAAATCATGATGTTTTGTTAAATATCACAGGAGCTTCAATAGGTAGATGCACATATTTTGAAAATCAGGTTGATAAAGCAAATGTAAATCAGCATGTATGCATTATTAGGCCAAAAACAATTTGCTATCGTTTTTTAAATTACATCTTAATGTCTAACATTGGACAAGATCAGATATTTTCTGTACAAATGGGTTCTTCTAGAGAAGGGCTTAATTTTGAACAAATTGGAAATTTTAAGATAGTATATCCTCCATACGATGAACAACAAAAAATAACTAATTATTTGGATGAATCAATTTCAAAAATAGATGAAACAATCCAAAAAATCGAAAAGAAGATAGAACTCCTTGAGGAATACAAAAAGTCTTTAATTCATCATGTTGTAACCGGTAAAGTTAATGTGCTAAAAGAGGATTAG